A genomic region of Limnochordia bacterium contains the following coding sequences:
- a CDS encoding metalloregulator ArsR/SmtB family transcription factor, translating to MQEKDVCDSLHLHQDILQKMQGEVLSDELAIKLAETFKILGDPTRVRIIHALFQRPLCVCHIANLLGISQSAASHQLRSLRNMRIVKYYRDGKNVIYSLDDEHIVGLFREGLEHIMHN from the coding sequence ATGCAAGAAAAGGACGTTTGTGATAGCTTGCATCTACATCAGGACATTCTCCAAAAGATGCAAGGAGAAGTCCTTTCCGATGAACTTGCGATAAAACTAGCTGAGACCTTCAAAATCCTAGGGGATCCCACCCGGGTACGGATTATCCATGCCCTTTTTCAAAGACCACTTTGTGTTTGCCATATTGCAAATCTTTTAGGGATCTCCCAGTCGGCGGCTTCCCATCAGCTGCGCTCCTTAAGGAATATGCGGATCGTCAAGTACTATCGGGATGGGAAAAACGTGATCTATAGTTTGGATGATGAGCACATTGTGGGTCTTTTCCGCGAGGGACTAGAACACATCATGCACAATTAA
- the argC gene encoding N-acetyl-gamma-glutamyl-phosphate reductase → MIRVGIIGASGYAGRELIRLLLNHPFAKVTYAGSRTYVGEPLGKATPAFRHLDLKSSEINTEMIKENCDCLFTAVPHGGCMALAEEVLAGGVKLIDLGTDFRFRDVKIYEEWYGIEHVCPELSKTAVYGLCELYKEQIKGADLVANPGCYPTSIILGLAPLLSKGYLDLASIVSDSMSGVSGAGATAKPMYHYPECTENLRAYGLISHRHRPEIEQELSALAGQETMLTFTPHLVPMTRGIHSTISGKLVVDVNESELFDLYQDFYADAYFVRVLTEGNPETKAVYGTNFCDMTLRVDPRMRRVVILSVIDNLGKGAAGQAIQNMNLLFGRPETEGLLSTALLP, encoded by the coding sequence TTGATTAGAGTAGGAATTATTGGCGCATCTGGTTATGCAGGCAGAGAGCTTATTCGGCTGCTGTTAAATCACCCCTTTGCTAAGGTGACCTATGCCGGGTCCCGTACATATGTGGGGGAACCCCTGGGCAAAGCGACACCAGCCTTCCGTCACTTGGATCTTAAATCTTCCGAGATTAATACAGAGATGATCAAGGAGAACTGTGATTGTTTATTCACAGCAGTTCCCCATGGGGGCTGTATGGCATTAGCGGAAGAGGTGTTGGCCGGAGGAGTTAAGCTAATTGATCTGGGTACTGACTTTCGTTTCCGAGATGTAAAAATATACGAAGAATGGTATGGGATAGAGCATGTCTGCCCTGAGCTTTCTAAGACGGCGGTCTATGGTCTTTGTGAGTTGTATAAAGAACAGATCAAAGGGGCAGATCTGGTGGCTAATCCCGGTTGTTATCCCACTAGTATCATCCTCGGATTAGCTCCCCTATTAAGTAAGGGTTATCTAGACCTTGCTAGTATCGTTTCCGATTCCATGTCAGGAGTCTCGGGTGCTGGCGCTACAGCAAAGCCCATGTATCATTATCCTGAGTGTACTGAGAATCTACGGGCCTATGGACTTATCTCCCATCGGCATCGACCGGAAATTGAACAGGAGCTAAGCGCCTTAGCCGGCCAGGAGACTATGCTTACCTTTACGCCCCACTTAGTCCCCATGACCCGGGGTATTCATAGTACCATTTCCGGGAAGCTAGTGGTGGATGTTAATGAATCGGAACTATTTGATCTTTACCAGGATTTCTATGCTGATGCCTACTTTGTGCGGGTCTTAACCGAGGGGAATCCTGAGACTAAGGCGGTTTACGGCACCAATTTCTGTGATATGACCCTCCGGGTGGATCCCCGCATGAGACGGGTTGTCATTCTCTCGGTTATTGACAATCTCGGAAAGGGTGCCGCCGGGCAGGCTATTCAGAACATGAATCTCTTATTTGGGCGTCCCGA
- the cadA gene encoding cadmium-translocating P-type ATPase: protein MAHKELVYSFHGHACPSCQALVIEAIGDLPRVHSVKQKGQRFTLVVEEPGPTLQEIRSVVQTIEPGLDVVEEEHHHETKGALWELAVALLLTLIAFGLRSPAREIAFVLAYIAVGYPVVHTALAGLCRGNLFNENTLMSIATIGAIFLGNHLEAIAVMFFYRIGELLEHLAVHRSQKSISSLLELWPEKANLVKNGQIQEVDPDQLQIDDVIIIKPGEKVPTDALILEGYSKVDTAALTGESMPKDMAVQDTLLSGMVNLSSVLKAKVIRPMNESAAAKIVELVEEARKQKAPTEKFITRFARYYTPVVVALALAIGVVPPLVGFGEFPQWIYRSLVFLVISCPCALVLSIPLSFFAGIGKAASEGVLVRGGNYLEGLSKLDTIVFDKTGTLTTGEFHLSGIHPQNDFTPEDLLRYAAYAESFSNHPIAQSILSAAALEGPLLNEKIIHEEIPGMGIKAVKDGQEILVGNEKLMDYFQVPYATGVLGTAVHVAVGGKYAGWVGVADTIKKNTQEAIQLLRKEGVGRMVMLTGDASHSAQTVATKLGLDEFHAELLPADKVDHLERLLSTSNGTTAFVGDGINDAPVLAQADIGIAMGQVGSDAAVGTADVVLMHDQPGQLVLAVQIAKQTKRIAQQNIAFALGVKVLVLILGAFGLSTLWEAIFADVGVTLLAVLNAMRIARFEPTGVCIRS, encoded by the coding sequence ATGGCGCATAAAGAATTGGTTTACAGTTTTCACGGGCACGCATGTCCAAGCTGCCAAGCCCTTGTTATTGAAGCAATTGGCGATTTACCTCGGGTTCACTCCGTCAAACAGAAGGGACAGCGGTTCACCTTGGTTGTAGAGGAACCGGGGCCCACCCTGCAGGAAATCCGCTCGGTGGTGCAAACTATTGAACCTGGTCTAGACGTAGTAGAAGAAGAACACCATCATGAAACAAAAGGTGCGCTATGGGAACTGGCAGTTGCCCTTCTGCTTACACTGATCGCCTTCGGACTTAGGTCCCCGGCCAGGGAGATCGCTTTTGTCCTTGCATATATTGCGGTGGGATATCCCGTAGTGCATACTGCATTGGCTGGCCTATGCCGGGGAAACCTGTTCAATGAGAATACATTAATGAGTATTGCCACCATTGGTGCCATCTTTTTGGGTAATCATCTGGAGGCAATTGCCGTCATGTTCTTTTACCGGATTGGTGAGCTTTTGGAACACTTGGCAGTACATCGGTCCCAGAAATCGATCTCTTCCCTTTTAGAACTATGGCCTGAGAAGGCAAACTTAGTCAAAAACGGACAAATCCAGGAGGTGGATCCGGACCAACTGCAAATTGATGATGTCATCATCATTAAGCCCGGCGAGAAGGTCCCTACCGATGCATTGATCCTGGAAGGCTACTCCAAAGTGGATACCGCTGCTCTAACCGGTGAATCAATGCCCAAGGATATGGCCGTACAGGATACCCTACTCAGTGGAATGGTTAACCTAAGCTCGGTACTAAAAGCAAAGGTTATCCGGCCGATGAACGAATCCGCGGCGGCAAAAATTGTGGAGCTTGTGGAAGAAGCCCGTAAACAGAAGGCGCCTACAGAGAAGTTCATTACCCGCTTCGCCCGGTATTATACACCGGTGGTGGTGGCCTTGGCGCTGGCAATTGGCGTAGTCCCACCCCTAGTAGGATTTGGCGAATTTCCCCAATGGATTTACCGTTCCTTAGTCTTTTTGGTAATTTCGTGTCCTTGTGCTTTGGTGCTTTCGATTCCCTTAAGTTTCTTCGCGGGCATCGGCAAAGCAGCTTCTGAGGGAGTACTAGTACGGGGTGGCAATTACCTAGAGGGGCTATCTAAACTGGATACCATCGTTTTCGATAAGACAGGTACTCTAACCACAGGTGAGTTTCACCTAAGCGGGATCCACCCCCAGAATGACTTCACTCCCGAGGACCTATTGCGGTATGCGGCCTATGCCGAAAGCTTCTCCAATCACCCCATCGCTCAGTCTATCCTATCCGCTGCAGCGTTGGAGGGACCCCTCCTAAATGAGAAGATTATTCATGAGGAAATACCGGGGATGGGAATCAAAGCTGTGAAGGACGGCCAAGAGATCCTGGTGGGAAATGAGAAACTCATGGATTACTTCCAGGTACCCTATGCAACCGGAGTTTTAGGAACGGCTGTTCATGTGGCGGTAGGTGGTAAGTATGCGGGTTGGGTGGGCGTTGCTGATACAATTAAGAAGAACACCCAGGAAGCCATACAGTTACTACGTAAAGAGGGCGTAGGGCGCATGGTCATGCTCACAGGTGATGCTTCCCACTCCGCCCAGACTGTGGCTACAAAACTCGGGCTTGATGAATTTCACGCCGAATTACTCCCTGCGGATAAGGTGGACCACCTTGAACGATTACTGAGTACAAGCAATGGTACCACCGCCTTCGTGGGTGACGGAATCAATGATGCGCCGGTATTGGCCCAAGCCGATATCGGGATTGCTATGGGGCAAGTGGGCTCCGATGCCGCGGTTGGCACTGCCGATGTGGTCCTCATGCATGACCAGCCCGGTCAACTGGTTCTCGCGGTGCAAATTGCCAAGCAAACGAAGAGGATCGCCCAGCAAAACATCGCCTTTGCCTTAGGTGTAAAGGTTTTGGTGCTAATCCTGGGAGCCTTCGGTCTATCCACGCTTTGGGAAGCCATCTTTGCTGATGTTGGTGTGACACTACTTGCTGTGCTAAATGCCATGAGAATCGCTAGGTTTGAACCAACCGGTGTCTGCATAAGATCATAA
- a CDS encoding ATP-binding cassette domain-containing protein — protein sequence MYFCVSNLSYAYKKTRVLHNVSFCGSKGETIGLIGANGAGKTTVIKNITGYLTPSTGKITLNGTDIGSIKDTDFPISYIPDTPVFYEELSLLEHLHLTKALYPSNKREIAELLVLFELEEHIHKIPSALSKGTRQKLMIAMALLRSYTMLLADEPFSGLDPKQIALLKHLFAQHKKQNKLVILSTHLLDVAENMCDRYVLLHKGAVLADGTKTELAEKAGIANDASMESIYLELVNNLA from the coding sequence ATGTACTTTTGCGTCAGCAATCTATCCTATGCCTATAAAAAAACCCGAGTCTTACACAACGTCTCCTTTTGCGGAAGCAAAGGCGAGACGATCGGTCTCATTGGTGCAAATGGTGCAGGAAAAACAACGGTCATCAAGAACATAACCGGCTACCTCACCCCAAGCACAGGTAAGATTACATTAAATGGAACTGATATAGGTTCCATCAAAGATACCGATTTCCCCATATCCTATATTCCGGATACCCCTGTTTTCTATGAAGAGTTGTCGCTACTTGAGCATCTACACCTTACGAAGGCATTGTACCCTTCGAATAAAAGAGAAATTGCAGAACTGTTGGTACTGTTCGAGCTGGAGGAGCACATACACAAGATACCCTCGGCTCTTTCAAAGGGAACAAGGCAAAAACTCATGATTGCAATGGCGCTATTGCGCAGCTACACTATGCTACTGGCGGACGAGCCGTTTTCGGGACTTGACCCAAAGCAAATCGCCCTTTTGAAACATCTCTTCGCACAACATAAGAAACAGAATAAGCTTGTCATCCTTTCCACCCATCTCCTTGATGTGGCAGAGAATATGTGTGACCGCTATGTGCTGCTACACAAGGGCGCGGTGTTGGCCGATGGAACGAAAACAGAGCTTGCTGAAAAGGCAGGGATTGCCAATGATGCTTCCATGGAAAGCATATATCTCGAATTGGTGAACAACCTTGCATAG